In Thiospirochaeta perfilievii, a single window of DNA contains:
- a CDS encoding DRTGG domain-containing protein: MKTDELEKNLGLVPAYNDYEINNIVTGFTSDLLSDVMGNADEDSVLITIQAHKNTIACCSLAGITAVIICSGRKVPQDMIDAAKDEGIAIFTTKDNQFTTSFKVHGIL; encoded by the coding sequence ATGAAAACAGATGAATTAGAGAAAAACCTCGGGTTAGTACCCGCCTATAATGATTATGAAATTAATAATATTGTTACTGGTTTCACATCGGATCTTTTAAGTGATGTAATGGGTAATGCGGATGAAGATAGTGTATTAATTACAATTCAAGCCCATAAAAATACAATTGCATGCTGCTCTCTAGCAGGAATTACTGCGGTTATTATATGTAGTGGAAGAAAAGTTCCCCAGGATATGATAGATGCAGCAAAGGATGAGGGTATTGCCATTTTTACAACAAAGGATAATCAATTTACAACTTCATTTAAAGTTCACGGAATATTATAA
- a CDS encoding PHP domain-containing protein, whose translation MKVRCDLHIHSCLSPCGDLEMSPNAIAQEAKKRGLDVIALTDHNTALNTPAFMTACNKAGIFGIYGIEITSSEEAHVLALFKKPETAVEMGKLVYKSLLSGKNDPEKWGDQVYLDDDENIIGEVEKYLTGGASIYSISELLEMTLKRDGIFIPAHIDKPQFSIKSQLGFLPDEEYSAIGLTKLPPIMELKGKPFITNSDAHYLHNIGDRSFTLDIEDLSFSHIKEAIVRGKITIN comes from the coding sequence ATGAAGGTAAGGTGTGATCTACACATTCACTCCTGCCTAAGCCCCTGTGGGGATCTAGAGATGTCCCCCAACGCAATAGCCCAGGAGGCTAAAAAAAGAGGCCTGGATGTTATTGCATTAACAGATCACAACACAGCCCTTAATACCCCAGCATTTATGACCGCATGTAATAAAGCAGGTATTTTTGGTATATATGGCATAGAGATTACGTCCAGTGAAGAGGCCCATGTATTAGCACTATTTAAAAAACCAGAAACAGCTGTTGAAATGGGTAAGTTAGTATATAAAAGTCTACTATCTGGTAAAAATGATCCAGAAAAGTGGGGGGATCAAGTCTACTTAGATGATGATGAGAATATTATTGGAGAGGTAGAAAAGTATCTTACAGGGGGAGCGAGTATATACTCAATATCAGAACTTTTAGAGATGACCCTAAAAAGAGATGGTATATTTATTCCTGCCCATATTGATAAACCCCAATTTAGTATAAAAAGTCAGCTAGGTTTTCTTCCAGATGAGGAGTATAGTGCTATAGGCCTTACAAAGTTACCACCTATTATGGAGTTAAAAGGAAAGCCATTTATAACAAACTCCGATGCTCACTACTTACATAATATTGGAGATAGAAGTTTTACCTTAGATATAGAGGACCTATCTTTTTCTCATATAAAAGAGGCAATTGTTAGGGGAAAAATAACAATAAATTAA